CGTCGCCTCTCGGAGCAGGCCCCGACCGCGATGATCGGAGACGGCATCAACGATGCGCCCGCCCTCGCGTCAGCGACCGTGGGCATCGCGATGGGAGCGACCGGCACGGCAGCAGCGGTCGAGTCGGCCGACGTCGCCTTCACCGGCACGGACCTGCAACAGATCCCCGCCGCTCTGGCACATGCTCGCCGGGGCCGCCGCATCATGACCGGGAACATCGCCCTCGCGCTGGCGATCATCGTGGTGCTGTTCCCGCTGGCATTGTTCGGGGTGCTGGGTCTGGCCGCGGTGGTGCTCGTGCACGAGGTCGCCGAAGTCGTGGTGATCGCCAACGGCATGCGGGCCGCACGCACACAAGGGGTGGGCGCGCAGGAGCCGTCCAGGCCGATCCGGCAGGATCTGCGCGAGACGTCGACTGTGGGAGGACCCGCCGCATGAGCAGGAGCACAAAATTCACCCTGGCACTGATCGCAGCAGCTGCGCTGGTCCTCGCCGGGTTCATCATCTTCCTCAACCCCGACGAGCAGGAATCGGCGCCGGCCGAGGGCACGGGTTCCGCGTCAGCCCAGCTCGTGCGCGAAGACAGTCCCACGCTGTCCGAGGGCAGCAGCGACGTCGTCTTCGTGGAGTACCTCGACTTCGAATGTGAAGCCTGTCTATCCCTGTATCCCGCGGTCGAGGAGATCCGCGCCGAGTACGGCGACCGCGTGACCTTCGTGGTGCGGTACCTGCCGCTGCACGGAAATTCTGTCGAAGCCGCCAAGGCGGCCGAGGCCGCAGGTGCGCAGGGCGAGTTCGAGGCCATGTACAAGGCGCTGTTCGAGAACGCGGAGGAGTGGAGTCATCAGGAGACGTCCCAGCGGGAGGCGTTCTTCGGGTATGCCGAGGAGCTCGGCCTCGATATGGAGCGCTTCGAACAGGTCTACGACGATCCGGCCACCCTCGCGCGCATCGAGCAGAGTGCTGCCGACGCCGAGGCGCTCGGAGTCACCAGCACTCCCACCTTCTTCGTCGACGGGGAGCGGCTGGAGCCCACCCGCGTCGAGGACCTCACGGATCCTCTCGATGCCGCACTCGAAGGCTGACGGCCCAGCCGCCGGGCCGCCTCGGGAGTCGAGGGCGCCACGCGGCCTAGGGGTGCTCTTCACCGTCACCGGGGCTATCGGCCTGGTCATGGCCGTCGTGCTGCTGGTCGAGAAGATCGCTCTGATCGAGGACCCCAGTTACGTCCCCTCGTGCAGTCTCAATCCGGTGCTCTCCTGCGGCTCCGTGATGGACACCCCGCAGGCCTCGGCTTTCGGCATCCCGAATCCGATCGTCGGCATCGCCGGCTTCGCGGCCGTTCTCGCCCTCGGATTCGCGTTCCTCGCCGGTGCGCGCGTGGCGCGCTGGATGAGTGTGCTCATCCAGGCGGGTGTGACCTTCGCGGTGCTCTTCGTGCAGTGGCTGATCGGGCAGAGCCTGTACGAGATCGGGGCACTGTGCCCCTACTGCATGGTCGTGTGGGCAGTGACGATCCCGTTGTTCTGGTTCACCACGATCCACCATCTCCGCGCGCTGGCAGACAGCTCTACCTCGACCGGTCGGCGGGCGCTCGGTCTCGTGATCGAGTTCCGCGTCCCGGTGCTCGTGGCCTGGTACCTGGTGATCCTGGCACTCATCGCCGTGAGGTTCTGGGACTACTGGTCCACGCTGTTCTAGGCCCGGACGAGCTCACGTCCTGCCCCTCCACCTGACCCTCGCAATCACCTTGAAGGAGCGAGCACATGCGCGCCCACTCCCGGCGACGGATTCTGTACGCCACCGGCCTCTTCGCCACCACCGGCTTGGTCACTGCCTGCGGCAGCACTGACACCGGCGATCGCTATCGCTCCGAGGAGGCCGGATACGTCTCCGGCAACGGTGTGACCACCGAGATCGCTCCCGCCGATCGCTCAGAACCCGTCGAGTTCACCGGGACCAGCTACGACGGCGAACGATTCGACTCCACGGACCACTGGGGATCGGTGCTGGTGGTCAACGTCTGGTACGCCTCCTGCCCGCCATGCCGGGTGGAGGCACCGGACCTGCAGGCCATCCACGAGGAGTACGCCGACCAGGGCGTCTCGTTCATCGGGATCAACGTCCGTGATTCGGCAGGGCCCGCCGGGGCCTTCGAGGAGACCTACGGCATCACCTACCCCTCGCTGCCGGACTCTGACGCAGAGATCATGTACCAGCTGCGGGGCCAAGTCGCGCCCAACGCGGTACCCACCACTCTCGTCCTCGACCACGATGGCCGCGCCGCAGGCCGAATCTCCGGAGCGATCGACCCCTCCATCCTGAGATCGATGCTCGACGCCGTTCTCGCCGAGGGAGCCGCGTGAGCGTCAATGGACTCGCGGAGACCTTCCAATCGATCGCCCTGTCCGGGTCTCTGCTCCTGGCCATCACCGTCGCCGCGATCGCTGGCCTGATCGCGTTCCTCTCACCGTGCGTGCTGCCCATCGTGCCGGGCTACCTCGGTTACGTCTCCGGGCTTGCCGGGCAAGGACTGAACCCCAGCAAGCTACCCCGGAAATCGCCTGAGAATACCGGGAAGGCGCGACGACCGAGAACCCTCTTCCGTGAGGGAACTGGGAGAATGCTGGGTGGCAGCGTGCTGTTCGTCGCGGGCTTCGCGGTGGTATTCATGGCGCTGGGCGGATTCGCTGGCGCGGTGGGATACCTCCTTCAGGCGCACGCAGTCTGGATCAACCGAGTGGCCGGCGTGATCGTCATCGTGATGGGACTCATTTTCATGGGGGTATTCCCTCGATTGACAGGAAATTTCCAGGTGTCCAGGAGACGCCCTGATGCGGGCCTTCTTGGAGCGCCGCTGATGGGCTTCGTCTTCGGACTGAGCTGGACACCCTGCATCGGCCCGACCTACGCCGCGATCATCGCGCTCTCCCTCGATGCCGGCGCCGACGGAGGGTCAGCAGCTCGAGGCGCGACACTGGCCCTCGCGTACTCGCTCGGACTCGGCATCCCCTTCGTGCTCAGCGCCCTGCTGCTCGACAGAGCGATGGGTGTGAGCAGGGCACTTGCCCGCCATCGCCGACTCATCGGTGTCCTATCCGGAGCGCTGCTCATCGCGATCGGCCTACTGCTACTCACGGGAACGTGGGCCTCCTGGATGGATCAGCTCCAAGGCTCCATCGCCACCTTCCAGCCCATCGTGTGAGCCTCACGCAAAACCCCTCCCCTGTCGACGCGCTCCCATGCGACCGACGAGGCACCACCGCCTCCACCCGGATTCGTGACGTCGGACCCATTGCGGCATCGGGGCTTGGTAAAGGAAAGGTATGTCCCTGAGGCCTATGCCGCGACGGGCTTCAAGAGAAGGTGAAGTCATCGGCCGTACTCGCTGATGACGGTATTCAGAGGCCGTCGCGGTCGGTACGTTGGTTCCACCGGTGACGAGGTATGAGAGTTTCTTCGCGATGCTTGCCCTGCTGTCGACGTTGCCACGACCAAATGCCAGACGACCCCGTGCATACACGCGGGGATATTCACGGAGAACATTCATGGCCACGAGCAATTCCCATCGCGCGGCCGGCCGCGCAGTCACCCCCCTTCGCCACAGCGGACGTGCCCTGCGCGGCACCGGCGGCGCCGCCGTCCTCGGCACCGTGCTCCTCGGCTCCGCCTTCGCCGGTGGTGCGGCCCAGGCAGCACCCGCAGCTCCCGCGACCGTGCCGTCCGCGGTCACGCAGGCCGCCGCACCCGTTGCTCCGGCTTCGGTGCAGGCTCTGTCGTCCTCCGAGAAGCTCCGCTGGGGATCCCAGGGGGCCTCGGTCGAGCAGCTCCAGTCCGCGCTGAACGATGAGGGATCCTCTCTTGCCGTCGACGGAAAGTTCGGCCCGCGCACCCATGGCGCGGTGAAGGATTACCAGCAGACCAACGGCCTGCAGGTCGATGGCGTGGTGGGCCCCGAGACGCGCGGCTCCCTGAACGGTTCGGCCCCCGGTGTCGGCGGTGGTGGTGCGTCGGTTCCTGCGCCCGCATCCTCCTCCAGCAGCACCGGGCAGGCGATCGTCGACGCCGCACGGACCCAGATGGGTGCCGCCTACTCCTGGGGCTCGAGCAACCCGGGCGTGAGCTTCGACTGCTCCGGCCTGACCCAGTACGCCTACAAGCAGGTCGGCATTGATCTTCCGCGCACCTCGGGCCAGCAGGTCGACGCCGGCACCCAGATCTCCAAGTCCGAGGCCCAGCCCGGCGACCTCGTCGTGTGGCCCGGCCACATGGGCATCTACGCCGGCGGCGACAAGGTCGTCGATGCAGGCCGCTCCCCCGGCGCCGTCACCGAGCGCACCATCTGGGGCAACCCCACCTTCGTCTCCTTCCGCTGAGCCCAGCGACTACCGCGGCGCGCACCCCACCATCGAGTGGGGTGCGCGCCGTCTTGTCGCTCTCGCCTGAGGTCAGGAGGCGATCGGATCCGTGGGCGCTAGGTGTGCAAGGGACGTTCGGATTCACCTCGATGCACGGACGGGCTCTCCAGTTGGATCGTGGCGTGCTCGAACGCTATCGGGAAGTGCGTCCTGACGCAGACATGGACCTCTTCGAGGATCCGCAGTGCGTGGGCTGATTCGAAGCACTCCTCCCCGACGACGACGTGCGCCGAGATGATCGGCAGATTGCTCCCGATCGCCGAGGCGTGCAGGTCGTGGACGTCCTGGACGTGGTCGAGCGCGAGGATGTGCTCTCGCACCTGATCGAGGTCCACACCCTTCGGGGTGTACTCCATGAGAATCCGCAGCGTCTCGGCCATGATGCGGAACGCGCGGGGCACGATCAGCGCGGCGATGAACAAACCGGCCAGTGCATCGGCCTGCTGGAACCCGGTCACCTGGATCACGATCGCGGCCGTGATCACGCCGAGCGAACCGAGAGCGTCATTGAGCACCTCGAGGAACGCGGCACGCATGTTCAGGCTCGAATCCTTGCCTCCGGCCAGGATGAGGATCGCGGCGATGTTCGCGACCAGCCCGATCACGCCGAAGATGAGCAGCTCACCCGAAGCGATCTCTGGGGGGTCCGTCAGTCGCGAGATGCCCTCGACGGCGGTGTAGGTGCCGACCACAATCAAGAGCGTGGCCTGAGCCAAGGCTGCCAGCACCTCGATGCGAGCGAACCCCCAGGTTCGGCCGCTGCTGGCCGGGCGCAGCATCATCGTCGCCGCGATCAGCGCGACCAGCAGACCGGAGGCGTCGACGAGGGCGTGCGCCGTGTCCGTGAGCAGGGCAAGACTGCCGGTGACGACGCTCCCGACTGCTTGTGCGAGCACGATGACGGAGGTGATCGCGAAGGCGATGGCGAGTCGCGTTCGGGCGGTGCTCGACCCGTTGCCGCCGTGCGAGTGGTCGTGTCCTGAGCTCATCAGAGGTCCCCGTCCTCGAGGTTCTCGTGGTTGCGGTGGTTCTTCAGGGACAGTGTCGTCCCGGAGGTGTCGAGCAGATCGTCCGCCACCTCGAGCAGGTCCTTCAGTCGGGACAGATCGGCGAGGGCGAACCAGGATGCGCGGCCTTCGGTGCGTGCGGTGACCAGGCCGCAGTCGCGCAGGCACGAGAGATGCTTGCTGACGGTCGACTGGGCAAGGTGCATGTGTTCGACAAGGTCGCGGACTCGGTGCTCACCGGTCGAGAGGTGCTGGAGGAGAGCCAAGCGTGTGGGTTCGGCGAGAGCGTGGAAGAGCGCGGCATGACTGTCTGCCACCTCGAACTGAGGCTCGGCCGGGATCGTATTGATCGTCATATGGCGATGATATCGCCGTTTGGGGTTCTGTAAAGGGATGGGCTGGACGAGTCGATCCTGGGAGATGAGCGAAGGGGTCGCTCGTGGCACGTCGCTACACTCGATGTGCCCCGGTCACGGGGACAAAACGGCCCGCGCGAGGGGTCACCCGAGGAGGAGAAATTCATGACGGCGGACACGACTGCTGCTCGCAGAACCACCGGGGCGGCGGTGCGGATCATGCTGGCAAGCCTGGTCGGGCTGCTCGCCGCCGTGCTGATGCCGATGGCGGTGCCCACCCTGTTGCCCGCAGCATCGGCGCACGACACCTTGATCTCCTCGAGCCCGGCAACGGGCGAAAGCCTTGAGCAGGCTCCCGAGGCGCTCGAGCTCACCTACAGCGATGAGGTTCTCAACCTCTCTCCGGTCGTGCGACTGACCACCTCCGCCGGCGAGGAGATCTTCACCGAGACGCCCACCGTGTCCGGCAGCAAGGCCACGATCAACCTGCCGCCGCTGCCCGCCGATGACTACCAGGTCTTGTGGCGTGTCGTCTCCTCGGACGGTCATCCGATCGAGGGCACGGTCGACTTCACCGTCACGGTCGGTGCCGAGACCACGGCCGCAGCAGATTCTGGAGCGGTGGAGCCGACGGAGAGCGAGGAGCCGACCGCCGGGACGGACGAACCGAGCACGGAAGCCACCGCTGTCGAGCAGGCAGAGGCTCCGCAGAGTGAGGGCGGCCTGCCCCTCGGCCTGATCGTCGGCGGCCTCGCCCTGCTCCTGGTGCTCGCCGTCATCGGCGCGATCATCGTCCGCCTGCGCCGCAGCCCCGGTCACGGCACCGACTGACCCGCCTCACGACCTGACCACCAGCAACCCGCTGAGGGAGAAGTCGTCATGAAGGGTCGGGTCAAGGGGCTGAGCGAGCTCGCTGCCGCGCCTCAGCGTCACGACCGGCCGAGAGACCTTCGCTGCATCGGTGTGAACGCGCGATCAGTGCGCCGTGCAGGACCGCCAGCACCAGCACCATCGCCAGCAGCATCCAGCCACCCAGCCGTTGATCCCCGAGCGCATCGGCACCCCAGGTCCGCCCCATGACCGCGAACCAGTCGAGCTCCACGACGGGGAGCGCCAGCACCAGCAGAAGCGCCAACGCGGCAAGAATGCCGGCCCCGACGGCAAGTGCCATCCAGCGCTCCACTCCAGCGACCGTGCCACCGCCCAGCGCCCTGCCCTGGAACGGCAGCGCCACGGCAGCACCGGCCACCAGGACAGCTGTGAGGATGACCAGTCGGCCCGGCGCAGTATGCAATCCCGCACCGAGAGCCGGTGTCAGGTAGATCGCCGCGAATCCTGCCGAGCCGAGCAGCGCCAACACCGCCGGATGCGCAAGCCACTGACCCACGCGAGAGCCGGGCCTCCAGTCGACGATCTCGCGCAGACCCGCAGAACCATCCGACCGAGGAGAGATCCGTTCCCGCACGAGGTCACCGAAACGACCGGCGACCAGCAGAGGCACTGCCACCAGAGCAAGCAGAGCGTGCTGGCCCAGGTGCACGGAGAACTGCACCGGCGCATACACGCCCGGTGCCCCACTCGTCACCCAGACGATGACCGCACACCCTGCGACCCACGCCAGCGTCCTGCCCACGGGCCAGGGACGCGCGCCCGTGCCCGTCACAGGGCGGCGCATCCTCACCCAGAGGTAGATGACAGCGAGACCGAGGGCCAGTGCCATTCCGGCGACGTCCACACGCCAGGTCGTCAGCAGCGTCGTCAGCTCAGGCGGAGCGGGCAGGGGGTAGTCGGTCAGCGCCTCAGCCGTCGAGGCGACCGGTTCGGGCTCGTCCGGCACCGGAGGCGCCGTGTTCGACAGCGCGGCACCGAGTCCGGTCGCCGCGGCGATCAGGAAGACTTCCCCCGCGGCGAGCCACAGGAAATCTCTCCGGCGATCCGAGGCGCGCAACCGGACCAGCACCCGTCGGCGCTGCCACCAGCCCGCGCCACCCAGCAGCACCAGCAGCACCGTCTTCAGCACGAGGATCCAGCCGTACGCCGTGGTCACGAGATCCAGAGGCGCGGAGAGGCGGACCAGGGCAGAGGCGATCCCGCTGGCGGCCAACGCTCCGTAACAGGCAAGCGCCAGGACACTGAACCGTTCGGCGGCATCCGTGAGTCGTGCTCCGAGCCGCCCCACGAGCAGCAAGAGCAGCGCCAGGCCGCCGAGCCACACTCCGGCAGCCACGAGGTGCACGATCATCGCGCTCGTGGCCGCTTCGTGAGAGGTCTGCCCCGCGGCATGCCCCGTCATCGACTTCGTCACCAACGTCGCGAACACCAGGCTCAGCGCGATCAGGAGTCCCGTGCGGGACCTCACGACGATCAGCATCGTCGAGGCAGCAGCGACGAACACCGCGCCGGCGAGCTGGTACTGACCGAGCTCGAGCCGGGTGATGTACATCAGGAGATCGGAGCCAAAGCGCGGAGAGAAGGGCGCCTGGCCCGCCGCCAGGGCGTAGCCAAGGACCATCCGGACGACCAGCAGCATCGACCACACCATTGCCAGACCCATGCCGATGTCGAGCGCTCGCTCGTACGCCGGATGAAACCGAGACACGGTAGCGCGATCCTGATCAGCCTCCGAAGCGGATGGCCCCGTACGGCGGGGCAGCACGACGAGCGCCAGCACGAGGCACGCCACGGTGGCGGCACCGACCAGATCACCGAGGGCATCGACGATCGGCAATCCCCACCGCACCACCGGGCCGGCATCGATCAGCTCCATCGAGACCGGAGCTCCCGCCATGGCGGCCGCGATCACCGTCCACAGCAGAGCCCACGGCGCCGCAGCACCCACGACGAGAATCCTGGTGCGCGTCGAGGTCACCAGGTCGCCCCGCAGCGAATCGCGGCGACCGCTGCGCGGACCGGCGAGATGACCGTCTCGGCGCCGTTGTCTGCCATTCCGTTCGCCGCACGGGAAGCCCCCCGGTGCGCACCGATCATCAACATGCTGTCCAGTCTCCCGTTCACCGTTGCGCCAGTTGGTCCACTAGCCCCGGTCAGACTAGCCAGCGACCGGTGCGCCCTTGAACTCAGACGCGCTGATCATGAGCAAGCCCTCCCCGTTGAACGGCGGAAACTCGTCGGGGCTCAGATCCGGTCCACGCTCAGACGATGCCGACGTGACGAAGTGTCGCGAGCCCAGGATCCGAGACTGATCTGTCGAGCCCGGGACCTGTGTTCGCTTCGGCTGGGTCAAAGGCCGAAGGCTCCGCCGCTGACGAGGATGACGATGCCGAGGCCGATGAGAACGATGGGGAAGAGGATGTGCTCCCAACGTTCGAGGACTTCGGCGATCGGTGGGCGGGTGGCGACGAACTTGGCCAGCACCACCAGGACCGCGACGAGCGCGAGAAAGACGATGCAGTAAGCGACCACTGCGAGAGGCTCCACGCTCAGGAAGACCGGGGTGTAGACACCGATGTTGTCACCGCCGTTGGCAAGGGTGACGCCTGCGACGGTCCACACGCCGACCTTCTTGCCGGCAACCTTGGCGTCGTCATCATCGTCGTCATCGTCTCCGCGCCATGCCTGCCACGCGGCCCAGAGGCCGAGGCCCAGAGGGATGAGGCCGAAGTACGGGATGGCTGCCGATGGGAGGAACGCTCCGGCGCCGATGGTCACCAGGACCGCGGCACCGAGGATGCCGGCGAACCCGAGGTACTGCCCGGCCAGAATGCGGGCGGTGGTGCCGCGCTGGCCCGCACCTCGGGCGAAAAAGAGGGAGAGCACGATGATGTCGTCGATGTTGGTCGCTATGAACAGGCCGATCGCCTGCAGGACGGAGGCGAGGATCATGCGCCCTCACCTGCTGCATCGCATCCGGGAACAGAGCAGGCGGAATCGACGCACGGAGCGTGCTCGTCCACCGCGAGGGTGGCATCGACCAGTGCTGTCAGAGCCTGCGCCAGATGGGAATCGGCAATCTCATACCGTGTCCGACGACCCTCGAGCTCGGCGACCACGATCCCGCAGTCCCGAAGGCACGCAAGGTGATTGGACACGTTGGGGCGCGTCAGATCCAGATCTCGGGCCAGTTCCGCCGGGTAAGCGGGATGGTCGAGCAGAGTCAGGATGATCCGGGATCGAGTGGGGTCGGCCAGTGCGCGACCCAGGCGGTTCATCACGTCGAGACGTGAAGCAATAGTCAGCATGGACTGAACTATATACCGAGCACTGAACAGTGTGTCGACAGCGACCAGATGATCCCGAACTCTCTCCCCCGACATTCGAGGCCTCGTTCCGCAGCGCTGACCGTCATGGGCGCCGGCGAGCATTCGGCCGTGTCCTGTCCTGGCGACGACTTCGTGGTCACCAAGCTTGATCGGTTGATCCAGGAAGGAACCCCTTCGAAGTACCCCCGACACTCGGCGACACCGCGTCCGTGGTGCTCACCTCGAGCACCAAGGAAGCCTGACCGTTCGAGTTCCCCTAGCAGCTCTACGATCCGAGGGTGAGCGGCTGCGGCGTGGAACAGCAGGCGTTGGCGGGGGCAGGGGTGCAGCAGGAGTCACTGGTCGGCGCGGGGGGCGTCGCAGCTGCCGCCGAGGTCGGTGGTGCACACGCCGGTCTCGGGCAGTTCGAGGTGGACCGCGCCTGCTGCTTCGCGGTCTCCGTCCAGGGCTGCCGCGATGGAGCGGACCTGTTCGTAGCCGGTGGCCATGAGGAAGGTAGGGGCGCGCCTGTAGCTCTTCGTCCCGACGATGTAGAAGTGTTCCTCCGGGTGGTCCAGGACGCGCTCCCCGTGGGGCTCGACGGATCCACAGGAGTGGAACTCGGGGTCGATGAGCGGGCCAAGCTGTGCGGGTGCCTCGACCGCCGGGTCCAAGGTCAGGCGGAGCTCAGCGAGCATGCCGAGATCGGGGTGGAACCCGGTGGCCGGCACCAGCACATCGACGCTCACCTCTCGCTCCCCCTCCGGGGTCACAGCGTGAACGGTCAACGCGTCGTCGACGCTGAAGCGGGTAGTGGTGAACGAGGTGAGGACTTCGATGCGTCCGGAGTCGACCGACGCGCGCAGTCGGGTGCCGAGTGCCCCGCGTGCTGCGAGCTCGTCCTGCTCTCCGCCGCCGTAGACGCGAGTGAGGTCTGCGGTGCGGACGGCCCAGATGATCGTGGTGGCAGCGTCCAGCTCTGCGAGGTCCAGCAGGGTGTTCCCGGCCGAATGGCCGGCACCCATCATCATGACGCGCTTGCCGGCGTTCGCGATCACGGCCCTGCACGTTGTGCAGCCCACTGACCGACCCTCGGAGAAACGTCGTATCAGAGTGCCCCGGGTATCGGGCGGCACCGTTCGCCTGTGCTCTAGTCCCCAATGGGTGAGGCTCGTAGTTCGGGGTAGCCGCCCCATCTCAGATTGGTGCGCGCGGCATGTC
The window above is part of the Brachybacterium vulturis genome. Proteins encoded here:
- a CDS encoding cadmium resistance transporter, which encodes MILASVLQAIGLFIATNIDDIIVLSLFFARGAGQRGTTARILAGQYLGFAGILGAAVLVTIGAGAFLPSAAIPYFGLIPLGLGLWAAWQAWRGDDDDDDDDAKVAGKKVGVWTVAGVTLANGGDNIGVYTPVFLSVEPLAVVAYCIVFLALVAVLVVLAKFVATRPPIAEVLERWEHILFPIVLIGLGIVILVSGGAFGL
- the cmtR gene encoding Cd(II)/Pb(II)-sensing metalloregulatory transcriptional regulator CmtR, which gives rise to MLTIASRLDVMNRLGRALADPTRSRIILTLLDHPAYPAELARDLDLTRPNVSNHLACLRDCGIVVAELEGRRTRYEIADSHLAQALTALVDATLAVDEHAPCVDSACSVPGCDAAGEGA
- a CDS encoding cation diffusion facilitator family transporter, with protein sequence MSSGHDHSHGGNGSSTARTRLAIAFAITSVIVLAQAVGSVVTGSLALLTDTAHALVDASGLLVALIAATMMLRPASSGRTWGFARIEVLAALAQATLLIVVGTYTAVEGISRLTDPPEIASGELLIFGVIGLVANIAAILILAGGKDSSLNMRAAFLEVLNDALGSLGVITAAIVIQVTGFQQADALAGLFIAALIVPRAFRIMAETLRILMEYTPKGVDLDQVREHILALDHVQDVHDLHASAIGSNLPIISAHVVVGEECFESAHALRILEEVHVCVRTHFPIAFEHATIQLESPSVHRGESERPLHT
- a CDS encoding DsbA family protein, which codes for MSRSTKFTLALIAAAALVLAGFIIFLNPDEQESAPAEGTGSASAQLVREDSPTLSEGSSDVVFVEYLDFECEACLSLYPAVEEIRAEYGDRVTFVVRYLPLHGNSVEAAKAAEAAGAQGEFEAMYKALFENAEEWSHQETSQREAFFGYAEELGLDMERFEQVYDDPATLARIEQSAADAEALGVTSTPTFFVDGERLEPTRVEDLTDPLDAALEG
- a CDS encoding cytochrome c oxidase assembly protein yields the protein MTSTRTRILVVGAAAPWALLWTVIAAAMAGAPVSMELIDAGPVVRWGLPIVDALGDLVGAATVACLVLALVVLPRRTGPSASEADQDRATVSRFHPAYERALDIGMGLAMVWSMLLVVRMVLGYALAAGQAPFSPRFGSDLLMYITRLELGQYQLAGAVFVAAASTMLIVVRSRTGLLIALSLVFATLVTKSMTGHAAGQTSHEAATSAMIVHLVAAGVWLGGLALLLLLVGRLGARLTDAAERFSVLALACYGALAASGIASALVRLSAPLDLVTTAYGWILVLKTVLLVLLGGAGWWQRRRVLVRLRASDRRRDFLWLAAGEVFLIAAATGLGAALSNTAPPVPDEPEPVASTAEALTDYPLPAPPELTTLLTTWRVDVAGMALALGLAVIYLWVRMRRPVTGTGARPWPVGRTLAWVAGCAVIVWVTSGAPGVYAPVQFSVHLGQHALLALVAVPLLVAGRFGDLVRERISPRSDGSAGLREIVDWRPGSRVGQWLAHPAVLALLGSAGFAAIYLTPALGAGLHTAPGRLVILTAVLVAGAAVALPFQGRALGGGTVAGVERWMALAVGAGILAALALLLVLALPVVELDWFAVMGRTWGADALGDQRLGGWMLLAMVLVLAVLHGALIARSHRCSEGLSAGRDAEARQRARSAP
- a CDS encoding copper resistance CopC family protein codes for the protein MTADTTAARRTTGAAVRIMLASLVGLLAAVLMPMAVPTLLPAASAHDTLISSSPATGESLEQAPEALELTYSDEVLNLSPVVRLTTSAGEEIFTETPTVSGSKATINLPPLPADDYQVLWRVVSSDGHPIEGTVDFTVTVGAETTAAADSGAVEPTESEEPTAGTDEPSTEATAVEQAEAPQSEGGLPLGLIVGGLALLLVLAVIGAIIVRLRRSPGHGTD
- a CDS encoding C40 family peptidase, with protein sequence MATSNSHRAAGRAVTPLRHSGRALRGTGGAAVLGTVLLGSAFAGGAAQAAPAAPATVPSAVTQAAAPVAPASVQALSSSEKLRWGSQGASVEQLQSALNDEGSSLAVDGKFGPRTHGAVKDYQQTNGLQVDGVVGPETRGSLNGSAPGVGGGGASVPAPASSSSSTGQAIVDAARTQMGAAYSWGSSNPGVSFDCSGLTQYAYKQVGIDLPRTSGQQVDAGTQISKSEAQPGDLVVWPGHMGIYAGGDKVVDAGRSPGAVTERTIWGNPTFVSFR
- a CDS encoding vitamin K epoxide reductase family protein produces the protein MLFTVTGAIGLVMAVVLLVEKIALIEDPSYVPSCSLNPVLSCGSVMDTPQASAFGIPNPIVGIAGFAAVLALGFAFLAGARVARWMSVLIQAGVTFAVLFVQWLIGQSLYEIGALCPYCMVVWAVTIPLFWFTTIHHLRALADSSTSTGRRALGLVIEFRVPVLVAWYLVILALIAVRFWDYWSTLF
- a CDS encoding ArsR/SmtB family transcription factor, with product MTINTIPAEPQFEVADSHAALFHALAEPTRLALLQHLSTGEHRVRDLVEHMHLAQSTVSKHLSCLRDCGLVTARTEGRASWFALADLSRLKDLLEVADDLLDTSGTTLSLKNHRNHENLEDGDL
- a CDS encoding cytochrome c biogenesis CcdA family protein, which codes for MSVNGLAETFQSIALSGSLLLAITVAAIAGLIAFLSPCVLPIVPGYLGYVSGLAGQGLNPSKLPRKSPENTGKARRPRTLFREGTGRMLGGSVLFVAGFAVVFMALGGFAGAVGYLLQAHAVWINRVAGVIVIVMGLIFMGVFPRLTGNFQVSRRRPDAGLLGAPLMGFVFGLSWTPCIGPTYAAIIALSLDAGADGGSAARGATLALAYSLGLGIPFVLSALLLDRAMGVSRALARHRRLIGVLSGALLIAIGLLLLTGTWASWMDQLQGSIATFQPIV
- a CDS encoding TlpA family protein disulfide reductase, producing the protein MRAHSRRRILYATGLFATTGLVTACGSTDTGDRYRSEEAGYVSGNGVTTEIAPADRSEPVEFTGTSYDGERFDSTDHWGSVLVVNVWYASCPPCRVEAPDLQAIHEEYADQGVSFIGINVRDSAGPAGAFEETYGITYPSLPDSDAEIMYQLRGQVAPNAVPTTLVLDHDGRAAGRISGAIDPSILRSMLDAVLAEGAA